The following proteins come from a genomic window of Trifolium pratense cultivar HEN17-A07 linkage group LG4, ARS_RC_1.1, whole genome shotgun sequence:
- the LOC123921337 gene encoding transcription factor HEC2-like, with translation MDVDIVKTSSDGSMDMISMMMQMEKFPDQFSEPFYNIPTTYQEIITTNNNTVPLFNQNALSSHSPQTLNNIDQNLHSNVNFQQHLNISPSTLQTNSSSFPYSNYSNSSDKKNSMAAMREMIFRIAVMQPIHIDPESIRPPKRRNVKISKDPQSVAARHRRERISEKIRILQRLVPGGTKMDTASMLDEAIHYVKFLKKQVQTLEQVGANNRSSQLSHNIGGGVMNNFNVNYSSLMMKGCQPFQMVGSTSKQLLS, from the coding sequence ATGGATGTAGACATAGTGAAAACTTCTAGTGATGGTAGCATGGACATGATATCAATGATGATGCAAATGGAAAAGTTTCCTGATCAATTCTCTGAACCTTTTTACAACATTCCCACTACTTACCAAGAAATCATCACCACCAACAATAACACTGTTCCATTATTTAACCAAAATGCACTATCATCTCATTCTCCACAAACTTTGAATAATATTGATCAAAATCTACACTCCAATGTCAACTTCCAACAACATTTGAATATCTCACCATCAACTCTTCAAACCAACTCTTCATCATTTCCTTACTCGAACTACTCGAATTCTTCTGATAAGAAGAATTCGATGGCAGCGATGAGGGAAATGATATTTAGGATAGCCGTGATGCAACCTATACATATTGATCCGGAATCAATTAGGCCACCGAAGAGAAGGAATGTGAAGATATCGAAGGATCCACAAAGCGTAGCAGCGCGACATAGAAGGGAAAGGATAAGTGAGAAGATAAGGATATTGCAAAGATTAGTACCTGGTGGAACAAAAATGGACACTGCTTCTATGTTAGATGAAGCTATACATTATGTGAAGTTTTTGAAGAAACAAGTTCAAACATTGGAACAAGTAGGTGCTAATAATAGATCATCACAATTGTCACATAACATTGGTGGTGGTGTTATGAACAATTTTAATGTGAATTATTCTAGTTTGATGATGAAGGGTTGTCAACCTTTTCAAATGGTGGGGTCTACTTCTAAACAATTGCTTAGCTAG